In Colletotrichum higginsianum IMI 349063 chromosome 1, whole genome shotgun sequence, the DNA window TCCACCGCCTCCTGTATACCACAGGTCGCTGTGAACGCTTCTCACTCTGCCGCTCTCTTCATAAGCGCCCGCTCACTAGAAGCTGGATGTCCGAGAACCGAGCCGTGTAGTCTCACTTCAGGGGACCGGGAAGGATGGAAGCAAGTTCTCCTGCATTGCTGTGGACGACCGAATCAGGACTAAATCGGCGGTCCGATGCCCAATTGATGCTATTTTCTACACTCGCAAGAGTGGATGAGAAACCCAGAACGGGATAAGTTAATGAAGACCGAGAAAGGACTAGACACGTCGTTGCTCCTAGCTTCCAAGCCTCAACAAACCGGCCATTGAGTGATCACCTCTGAAGGGAAGCAGTAAGCGTACCCAGCATAAAGGAGTATGCCAGAGGTCTTATCAGGTTGATCATCCAATAATAGGTTGCATATCCTGTTCGTAGCATACTCACATGTTCTGGTGCCCACTTGTATGCTGTTATCCAGCGCTGGCAGGTAAGGTGCCACACGTACCTTATGATTTATCACAATCGCCAAAAAGAATCAAACGAcaaaaacatacaacaccaggtattcgctggtcgtcaccgacccaactactaatccggccctcactggcttatctatgggagagcggacgggatcccgagttctccagtgggtatggtcgtatgtaACAATTCTCAATTGTTTGATGTTCATGAAGGACTCGGCAGGTGTGCCTCAATCATCATGTTGCGATAAAAGTGCAGACCGACACAAAATATTGTGGTTTTAACATATAATTCGAACTAGAAGGAGTTTCCTGGGTCTGTCTGTTCTGTAAAGGCTGATGTGTGGCTCAGAGGCTTCGCAACGGGGGCAGGCAGGTGTGAAGAGGACACCAAGTAGACGAGTCTCATGTAACACGGTTGGCCTTTTTTAAAGTGTAAACATGTCGAGAATGCTCTCTGATGACCAAGCTATTTAAATTGTACAGTAAGATTTCTGGCCTGATTCCCGTGGCTGCTCCTCTAGGCTGTCCATATCCGCATCAACGGCCCATCAAGACCAAAGATAGGATCCGTTTGTGGGAGAGGCACAGCTGCCACTTCCTCAGCAAGACCGATGTTCTCCTCTAAGGCCTTCTTTCCTATCTCGTACTTATATACGGGTGAACCCTCAGGATAAACGCCGACGTACCGGTATTCTGACTCGTCACTTGGCTGCTCTCATGCTCCCTCTGTCTTGGAAACGGACGCATGTCCAACACCGGCGGGAACAAAAACTACATCTCCGGCTCGAACTAGGCACCTCACACCAGTTCCCACTGGTTCTGAGACGCCTTCGCCAAATACCAGCTCTGAACTGCCTTGAAATACCCCTGCTAGTTTGGTTAGCGAGCTGCGTGTCATCGAGGGGTGCTTGTCTTGCCATAGGACTCATGAGTGTTGGGGTGAAAATGCTTCAAGCTTATAGCCCCCCATGTTCCCTATAGAATGTGACGTTGCATTAGCATTCCAGCCATTCAAATTCGGAGGGGGACAAGCAAAGATCTCACCTTTTTTCCCCAGCCGTGCCGTTGGAGTATTTCCGACACACTGTCTTCATCCAGGGAGCTTAGAACGTTTCGACATATGAGAACGGGAACGTCGTTGTTTGGACAATGTGCAGTAGGCTTCAAAGGGTATGTCTCGGGCTGTACATGGTGTCTATCCGACATCATCCGGTCGGATTTCACGGGATGAACCTTACGGGATACCAAAAGATGTCCTGGGCCACAGAACAGACTCGTAAGTGTACTTTATTGAACCTTCTCGGAACGAAAAACTTTGGCACTCGCGGGTCTGTGTCCGGTATGTATTAATGTACTCGGGGGAATCGTCCGACGTCGGACTTATGTCTTCCTTGCGCATGCCAAGCATCCAACAGAGTGACGCACCGATGAACCCAAGGTACCGGAGTTATCTCCGAACATCGCCAGTAACAGACGTTGGCTCCGAGGGGCACATCCATTGTGGGGTTTCTCACTCGCGTGGTTAGTATCTAGATATCCCAGCCTCAGACAGAGTCGACAACCCAACCAACCATCTTCGGTCACTCATCAAAATCATTCTCTTCACCCTGTCCGCCCTGCCGTGGCGCCTTCGCCTCCTGCTTCCTCCATAGCCCAGCAAGAAACTCGTTCGTGCTAGCCTCGTCCAAACTCTTATCCTCCCTTTTCTTCAAGAACCGAGGGAAACGCAGACTCAGCCCACGGTCCTCGTTGACCAACCCGATGGCGGCAGTGTACGTCGGGCTCAAGGTGATGTCCGCAAACGCCATCTCCCACACCTCCTGCGGCTCGAACCAGACATCGGGCCCCGGTCCCGAGTACTCGATGAATGCCGGCTTCTGCGCCCTCGTGTTCTTTTTTTCGCCGCCGTTCAATTCGCCATCGTCGTAAAACTCCCTGTTCGCTTTGTAAAACGCGTCCGTGAACCCAGACATGCACTTACACACGGCCTCGAGAGAGCCGGTGTCTTCGTTCCTGACGGCCATGAGGATGGGCGACCACCACTTGGCCTTCCGGCCTGATCCGTGCCACGCAGCCACGGGGATCATGTCCAAGGTGTCGAAGCTCGCATTGTAGTCCTTTTTGACCTTCAGCCACGAATCCAAACGCTTGTCGGGTTCGTATGTCGCAAGAAGTGGTTTCCGTCGACCTTTTTTCTTCACACCGCCATTTTCGTCTTTGTCACTTTTGCCCTTTGATTTGGACTTTGAAGGAGTCCTGGGCTCCTCAGTAACATCCCCATCAGCCTCACCAGCCTCATTGGCTTGATATGGGACATCGGTCAAATTATCCAATATCTTGACCATGATACCCTCACACTTGATGTCGGTGGCCGCTTTGAAAAACTCCAGGACGGCATCGGAGTCTTGCGAAGTTGCATCGAGGGTCCTGACCCAGGTGAATTGGTGGGGAATCTCGATGAACATGGAACGAAGAAGCTCTCTTCGTTCTCGAAATGGACGATCCAGCAGAGGCTGGCCATTGAGAAACATGAGGTCGAAGGCGAACATGCACACGTTGACCTGTACACTTCCGATAGCAACGTCTTTCCGCGCGCGGTTGCTCAGGGTTTGAAAGTTTTTGAGCTCTCCTGTCTCACTGTCCACAGCCACTACCTCGCCCTCCATGATGAAGCTGTCCACGCCTTCGCCTCGTATCTTGGGCATCAGGGCAACCAGATCAGGATACTTTTCAGTCATTAGCTCCAGATGACGTGAGAAGATTGTGACTTTGCCTTCCTCGTCGCAGTGAATCTGGGCACGTTGGCCGTCGTACTTGAACTCACAGGCGAAATCTCGGCCTTGAAGTTTCGTAAGCATCTCGGAGAGATCCCTGGTAATGCTACCCAGCATGGGCCGTAGGGGGATGTGCAAAGTCAAACCGCAACGAAGTAAAAGCTCATCGCAGATGCCGATTTCCAACAAGACGGGCACAAGGTCGTTGTAGTTGGGACGTCGCGCGAAGCAGGCTTTGACAACTTCCTCCGGCCTACTCCACACTTCAGCCAGTTCTTCCTTTTTCAACCTTTGGAGATCTTTCGTGGATCGCAAGGAAAACTCAGCTCCTGGTGGTCTTGATAGCAGAAAGGCACGTGAAAGAGCGATCAACATGGTGGTTTTCACAGCACCGATACGCAGCTGTTTCCACGTAAGAAGCCAATCAGAGTATCCAAGAAGTGTACGACTTACGTGTTGACAGAGAGTCCGTACGATATACCTGCTCTCTTCACCACCACGAGCATCTTGGAGAAGTCGATCCACGATTTTCTGCTTGGCCTCCCCGCTCCCTTGACCTTGGCTGTTGGCGATTTTGACCAGCGACTGATAGACCGCCTTAATGGTCAGGGGCTTCGGCTTCCGCAGGGTAAAactctgcttcttcttggcctcaAACGCAACGTCTCCCGCATCACCGTACTTGTCATAAATTGTCTTTAGAGCCCGACTATCTAGCCCGCACACTTGCTTGAGAGCCTTGGAGATCGCCGAACCCCCCAAACCAAGCTCCAGGGAGATGTAAGGGGGTGAGATGGCATTCGTCGCAAGCCATACGGCTGGCAGCAGACTCTCGGGATCGGCTTCAATCAAGACTCGGATGCAGTTGACAAGGGTGTCCACGATTTTGATGCGGCTTTGCGTAGCATTCACCAGGATGAAGCATCGGGTCAGGAAGGCGTAGGATGCATGGCCACCCTCCGAAGCCCAGTGTTTTTTAAGCTGAGGGACAAACTCTGACGGATCGAAAGTTAGGGGGCTTTGGTCGAGGGGAATGGCCGTTGCAACAATATCTTCGGCGTTGGCCACAGAAGACAATGACAAGGTGTTCTTCTTCGGCGCGTCCGGGATGATATCAAGACTCGTCGAGGGGTTGCCGACGTCCTGCTCGTCTGCGGAATGTACTCCCCTGCTTGTTTGCAACTGCGGATTGGGCTCCTTTGCGGGTTCTGGACATGGCGTTGAGCCTGCCCTTTCGTTGTGAACCTCGGCGTCCCATTCGGCTTGCAGTTTCCGTGCCAATTCCTCATCCGTCAAATCCTGCTGCTGATCTCCCAAGCCCGAGTGATTTGGTGTAGCCTCTGGTGTCGAGTTTGGAGCGCCCCTGATCAAAGATGTCCCACTCTGCTTTTGCTTTGAGAAGAAGTATTCCAGTCCCCGTGACGGCACTCCGGACGAGGACTGGTCATTGAGCTTTCTCTTCTTATTGGGGCTTGGCATGATGACGGAAGTATGAGAAGAAAGTGAGAACGGAATGAGTTGGCCTGCCACAATGGCAGTAAGTGAGTTACTTTGAAGATATCGAGAATAAGTGGCAGGTTCACTTCATGTTGCTCAAAGCTTGTAGCTTCACTCACTGTCACTCCCACAACAGTAGCTCACCCTTGCAAAGTATCTAGGTCAATGACGCTGCTCCCATCATCTGAACAAACGGTCCGTGCGCGTTTCCCGTCCGGGGATGAATTAGTCATCAAAGCATAAAACGCGGCTACATGTTCATCCTGAACCGAGGCTAAACCCCATTTGACGACCCAAGCGACTTCCACACAAGATCGCACTTCGAACTTTTGGAAATCTTTCGCCAGGGCGGCCTGAGCCCCACCAGCGGCACCGATTTCTTCCacgtcctccccccctccacgaTACCTCTCCTTACCCGCCGAACCTCGAAACCACCACTCCTCTCACACACCCCCCCACGCCGACAAAACCATC includes these proteins:
- a CDS encoding DNA ligase, which produces MPSPNKKRKLNDQSSSGVPSRGLEYFFSKQKQSGTSLIRGAPNSTPEATPNHSGLGDQQQDLTDEELARKLQAEWDAEVHNERAGSTPCPEPAKEPNPQLQTSRGVHSADEQDVGNPSTSLDIIPDAPKKNTLSLSSVANAEDIVATAIPLDQSPLTFDPSEFVPQLKKHWASEGGHASYAFLTRCFILVNATQSRIKIVDTLVNCIRVLIEADPESLLPAVWLATNAISPPYISLELGLGGSAISKALKQVCGLDSRALKTIYDKYGDAGDVAFEAKKKQSFTLRKPKPLTIKAVYQSLVKIANSQGQGSGEAKQKIVDRLLQDARGGEESRYIVRTLCQHLRIGAVKTTMLIALSRAFLLSRPPGAEFSLRSTKDLQRLKKEELAEVWSRPEEVVKACFARRPNYNDLVPVLLEIGICDELLLRCGLTLHIPLRPMLGSITRDLSEMLTKLQGRDFACEFKYDGQRAQIHCDEEGKVTIFSRHLELMTEKYPDLVALMPKIRGEGVDSFIMEGEVVAVDSETGELKNFQTLSNRARKDVAIGSVQVNVCMFAFDLMFLNGQPLLDRPFRERRELLRSMFIEIPHQFTWVRTLDATSQDSDAVLEFFKAATDIKCEGIMVKILDNLTDVPYQANEAGEADGDVTEEPRTPSKSKSKGKSDKDENGGVKKKGRRKPLLATYEPDKRLDSWLKVKKDYNASFDTLDMIPVAAWHGSGRKAKWWSPILMAVRNEDTGSLEAVCKCMSGFTDAFYKANREFYDDGELNGGEKKNTRAQKPAFIEYSGPGPDVWFEPQEVWEMAFADITLSPTYTAAIGLVNEDRGLSLRFPRFLKKREDKSLDEASTNEFLAGLWRKQEAKAPRQGGQGEENDFDE